From a single Geoanaerobacter pelophilus genomic region:
- a CDS encoding ABC transporter permease, which produces MFSPFVIALLLWGGLSAAGKINPFILPPPISVLRALVEALASGELLQGTISSLGRVGTGFGISLITAIPLGVLVGSSPGVRNFVAPLLNFLRPIPPLAWIPLAILWFGIGNGPSYFLTMIASFFPILTNTITGVENVSKQHLAVAHCFQASRTSILWDIIIPSSLPMLISGVRTGFGFAWMAVVAAEMIATRSGLGYLIYTSQDLLKTDRVLVGMLVIGLIGMLADTLLVWLHKRLVHWV; this is translated from the coding sequence ATGTTCAGCCCCTTCGTCATCGCGCTGCTATTGTGGGGAGGTTTGTCGGCGGCAGGAAAGATCAACCCTTTCATTTTGCCCCCCCCGATTTCTGTCCTGCGGGCGCTTGTGGAGGCCCTGGCCTCCGGTGAGCTTTTACAGGGAACTATCTCTAGCCTGGGAAGGGTTGGAACCGGTTTCGGCATCTCGCTGATAACTGCCATCCCTCTGGGAGTGCTGGTCGGAAGCAGCCCTGGAGTTAGAAACTTTGTTGCCCCCTTGCTGAATTTTCTCCGGCCGATCCCTCCACTCGCCTGGATTCCGCTTGCCATCCTCTGGTTTGGGATCGGCAACGGCCCTTCATATTTTTTGACAATGATCGCATCGTTCTTTCCGATACTGACAAATACCATCACCGGGGTAGAAAACGTGTCCAAACAGCATCTGGCGGTAGCACACTGCTTTCAGGCCAGCAGGACTTCAATCCTCTGGGATATTATCATCCCCTCATCTCTACCGATGCTCATTTCAGGCGTCAGGACCGGTTTTGGCTTTGCCTGGATGGCGGTGGTGGCGGCCGAGATGATTGCCACCCGTTCCGGTCTGGGCTACCTGATTTACACCAGCCAGGATCTTTTGAAAACCGACCGGGTCCTGGTTGGCATGCTGGTAATAGGCCTGATCGGCATGCTGGCTGACACCCTGTTGGTATGGTTGCACAAACGCCTGGTCCACTGGGTTTGA
- a CDS encoding ABC transporter ATP-binding protein yields the protein MLLLDCVNFRYPHKRHGNELSPWVLKDICFKADAGEFVSVIGPSGCGKSTLLALISGLLRPSEGRVLVNGTEVTGPSRTRVMIFQGHLVFPWKSAVQNIEFVLKSRGIPRYERRDMALDYLSKVRLESFADAYPHQLSGGMQQRIGIARALAAEPEILLLDEPFSSLDLVTKCAVIDELKEIATQMRKTVVLVTHNLDEAFYIGHRVHLMAASPGRITTTFDLTEGKPEQLLALGRSREFQDFKEQVSTIMNGHQEERIHP from the coding sequence ATGCTCTTACTTGACTGCGTAAACTTCCGATATCCTCACAAAAGGCATGGGAACGAACTTTCCCCATGGGTGCTTAAAGATATCTGCTTCAAGGCTGATGCCGGCGAGTTTGTTTCAGTGATAGGACCTTCGGGATGCGGAAAATCGACATTGCTGGCCCTTATCTCCGGACTGCTCCGACCCTCTGAAGGGCGAGTATTGGTTAACGGCACAGAGGTTACAGGACCCTCCAGGACGCGTGTAATGATCTTCCAGGGGCACCTGGTGTTCCCCTGGAAAAGCGCTGTGCAAAATATAGAGTTCGTGCTCAAGTCACGCGGGATCCCCCGATATGAACGTCGCGACATGGCACTCGATTATCTGAGCAAGGTACGACTTGAATCGTTTGCGGATGCTTATCCTCATCAACTGTCCGGAGGCATGCAACAGCGAATCGGCATTGCGCGAGCTCTTGCGGCCGAACCTGAAATCCTGCTCCTGGACGAGCCGTTCAGTTCACTGGATCTTGTCACCAAATGTGCCGTCATAGATGAACTCAAGGAAATCGCAACACAGATGCGGAAAACTGTGGTTCTTGTGACCCACAACTTGGACGAAGCCTTCTATATTGGCCATCGTGTGCATCTCATGGCAGCATCTCCAGGCCGCATAACAACTACTTTCGATCTAACTGAGGGCAAACCTGAACAGCTGCTAGCCCTTGGGAGATCACGCGAGTTCCAGGATTTCAAGGAACAGGTTTCAACAATTATGAATGGCCACCAGGAAGAAAGGATTCACCCATGA